A single region of the Neisseriaceae bacterium genome encodes:
- a CDS encoding transposase → MQIKKAFKFELIPNGEHIRKMKQFCGCSRFVFNHALDCQNKQYEAGNGFKFCYSKISSLLPKWKDEFKWLKDCHSQVLQQSLKDLEASFRNFFAKRSSFPKFKKKGLKESFRFPQGVKLEQGNNRLYLPKIGWVRYRNSRHVIGSINNVTISHKCGKWYVAIQTEYDVEPPIPLGNEVGIDMGITRFATLSNGQYFEPINSFKTAQRQLAKLQCQMSHKRPLSHNWKKAKNKVSRLHSRIANIRRHYLHQLSAQISKNHAIVYVEDLQVGHISKSAKGDTTHPGKRVKQKSGLNRSMLDQSWYEFRRQLDYKLLWRGGHLVAVNPKNTSRTCPQCGHISAQNRQTQSNFECVACGYKLNADEVGAINILRAGCARLACEVNDAVRSSATGTHRSELAILLNTVGIPAL, encoded by the coding sequence ATGCAAATCAAAAAAGCTTTTAAATTTGAGTTAATACCTAATGGTGAACATATTCGCAAAATGAAGCAGTTTTGTGGTTGTTCTCGTTTTGTATTTAATCATGCTTTAGATTGTCAGAATAAGCAGTATGAGGCTGGTAACGGTTTCAAATTCTGCTACAGTAAAATATCGAGCTTACTACCTAAATGGAAAGATGAGTTCAAATGGCTTAAAGATTGCCATAGTCAAGTGTTACAACAATCCTTAAAAGATCTAGAAGCCTCTTTTCGGAATTTCTTTGCCAAACGTTCTAGTTTTCCTAAGTTTAAGAAAAAGGGATTGAAAGAAAGCTTTAGATTTCCCCAAGGTGTAAAACTAGAACAAGGTAACAACCGTTTGTATTTACCCAAAATAGGCTGGGTAAGATACCGTAATAGTCGTCATGTCATTGGTTCGATTAACAACGTTACCATTAGTCACAAGTGTGGAAAGTGGTATGTTGCTATACAAACGGAATATGATGTTGAACCACCAATACCATTAGGTAATGAAGTGGGTATAGATATGGGGATTACCCGTTTTGCAACTTTAAGTAACGGTCAATACTTTGAGCCTATCAATAGTTTTAAAACGGCACAACGTCAGTTAGCTAAATTGCAATGTCAAATGAGCCATAAGAGGCCATTGAGTCACAACTGGAAAAAAGCAAAAAATAAAGTATCACGCTTACACTCGAGAATAGCCAATATTAGACGTCATTACCTTCATCAACTCTCTGCTCAAATTAGCAAAAACCACGCCATTGTGTATGTAGAAGATTTGCAGGTTGGTCACATATCTAAGTCTGCAAAGGGGGATACGACTCATCCTGGTAAAAGAGTAAAGCAAAAATCGGGATTAAATCGTTCTATGCTAGATCAATCATGGTATGAATTTAGAAGGCAACTGGACTATAAACTGTTATGGCGAGGAGGTCATTTAGTAGCAGTGAATCCTAAGAATACCAGTCGTACTTGCCCACAATGCGGGCATATAAGTGCACAGAACCGTCAAACGCAATCAAACTTTGAATGTGTTGCATGTGGATATAAATTAAATGCAGATGAGGTTGGAGCGATAAATATATTAAGGGCAGGATGTGCCCGGTTAGCCTGTGAAGTGAATGATGCAGTAAGGTCATCAGCAACAGGAACCCACCGAAGTGAGTTAGCAATACTGCTAAACACCGTAGGAATCCCTGCCCTTTAG